The Magnolia sinica isolate HGM2019 chromosome 10, MsV1, whole genome shotgun sequence genome includes a window with the following:
- the LOC131217505 gene encoding uncharacterized protein LOC131217505, whose product MSGSRCGNRGRGRASPVAATPGTTKSGQSLDGVFRALGDMTAILGQHIRRDNRGVAQVVQDGIGGLIEKFKRLKPPTFEGLSDPMEAEKWKKQIEKIFTVLGCDEEQKVTLAVFMLEGEADHWWETIARTIEEDTAWTWDIFSEKFNEKYFPECVREQKAEEFISLEQREMTVGQHESKFTELSRFAPFMIQDEARKAKKFERDLTGSIHNKLTPLKLRLYANVVERALMIE is encoded by the coding sequence atgTCTGGGAGCCGGTGTGGAAATAGAGGTAGAGGTAGAGCCAGTCCTGTGGCAGCCACACCGGGGACCACCAAAAGTGGCCAATCACTGGATGGGGTCTTTCGTGCTTTAGGCGACATGACAGCCATTCTTGGACAACACATTCGTCGTGATAATAGAGGAGTCGCCCAAGTTGTGCAGGATGGCATTGGGGgcttaatagagaaatttaagagattgaagcCGCCTACTTTTGAGGGTTTGTCGGACCCTATGGAGGCAGAAAAGTGGAAAAAGCAAATAGAGAAGATATTCACTGTTTTAGGATGTGATGAGGAGCAAAAGGTTACACTTGCAGTTTTCATGTTAGAGGGAGAGGCCGACCACTGGTGGGagacaattgctagaacaattgaAGAAGATACCGCATGGACATGGGATATATTCAGTGAGAAgttcaatgagaaatactttcctgaGTGTGTACGGGAGCAGAAAGCAGaggaattcataagcttagaaCAGAGGGAGATGACTGTAGGCCAGCATGAGTCTAAATTTACTGAATTATCCCGTTTTGCCCCATTTATGATTCAGGATGAAGCTCGCAAAGCTAAGAAGTTTGAGCGAGATCTGACAGGGTCAATTCATAACAAGTTGACTCCACTTAAGCTTAGATTGTATGCCAATGTAGTAGAACGGGCTCTAATGATAGAGTGA